A DNA window from Luteolibacter luteus contains the following coding sequences:
- a CDS encoding malate dehydrogenase, which translates to MKFPPDAEKERPVKVTIVGPGTVGMVLAYTLMLRGAAREIVLVGANRTKAEGEAMDLMHAQAFLQVPVSVRAGDLADCAGSEVVAVCASVPTPEGLTSRNSLAEGNANLMREILPQIASCAPQTKLVMISNPVDVLTWQALEITGFPPERVMGTGTLVDSIRFREMLSALIGIHPDDLRAYILGEHGEHQFPAMSVAQAGGEKIDDTPERRALCDKAAHAGIDVFRKKRNTCYAIGQAAAYIIESILLDERRTVPMSVKIDGFLGVEGVCLSLPVVVGKNGVERVLHPDLNVIEAEQFRVAARAVREVIDAVC; encoded by the coding sequence TTGAAGTTTCCGCCCGATGCGGAGAAGGAAAGACCGGTGAAAGTGACGATCGTTGGTCCGGGGACGGTGGGAATGGTGCTGGCCTACACGCTCATGCTGCGCGGGGCGGCACGGGAGATCGTGCTGGTGGGGGCGAACCGGACCAAAGCGGAGGGTGAGGCGATGGACCTGATGCACGCGCAGGCCTTTCTGCAGGTGCCCGTTTCCGTCAGGGCAGGGGACCTGGCCGATTGCGCGGGGAGCGAAGTGGTGGCCGTCTGCGCCTCCGTCCCGACGCCCGAGGGTCTGACGAGCCGGAATTCGCTGGCCGAGGGCAATGCCAATCTGATGCGCGAGATCCTGCCTCAGATCGCTTCGTGTGCCCCGCAAACGAAGCTTGTGATGATTTCCAATCCGGTGGACGTGCTCACCTGGCAGGCGCTGGAGATTACCGGCTTCCCGCCGGAGCGAGTGATGGGCACCGGCACGCTGGTGGATTCCATCCGCTTCCGCGAAATGCTTTCCGCTCTGATCGGGATCCATCCGGACGACCTGCGCGCCTACATTCTGGGCGAGCATGGAGAGCATCAATTTCCGGCCATGAGCGTCGCCCAAGCAGGCGGAGAAAAGATCGATGATACGCCGGAGCGCCGGGCCCTTTGCGACAAGGCGGCGCACGCGGGGATCGATGTTTTCCGAAAAAAGCGGAATACCTGCTACGCCATTGGCCAGGCGGCGGCATACATCATCGAATCCATCCTGCTGGATGAGCGCCGGACGGTGCCGATGAGCGTGAAGATCGACGGCTTTCTCGGTGTCGAGGGAGTGTGCCTGAGCCTGCCGGTGGTGGTCGGGAAAAACGGAGTCGAGCGAGTGCTGCACCCCGATCTCAATGTGATCGAGGCAGAGCAATTCCGCGTGGCGGCCCGGGCGGTGCGCGAGGTGATCGACGCAGTCTGCTGA
- the speA gene encoding biosynthetic arginine decarboxylase, with product MVPPATSKASKPKKENGWSTDQSAELYGVEQWGHGFFGVNKKGHVTVKLTDEETTSEVSLYEIIEGLRDRGTDLPVLLRFRDLLHSRIRELNESFRQAIKDTGYRGEYRGVYPIKVNQQRQVIEEISEFGKQFHYGLEAGSKPELIAALAHMHDTEAYIVCNGYKDEEFIDLALHAQKMGLKVMLVLEMPSELDLVLERSRKVGVLPNLGVRVRLSTRGSGHWAESAGDKSVFGLSATQVIEVVDRLKAEGYLGCLRMLHYHQGSQIPNIAAIREGATEVARMYCDLVKEGAPMGVLDMGGGMAVDYDGSHTNFHSSCNYSILEYCTDVIETIMQICDKAGVSHPNLISESGRAIVAYYSVLVFNILDVSTVQTTETAPPTPENAPQNLINLIAVAKDLSKRNLQECFNDAVYYRDQVRAQFFYGAATLRERGLAEAWFWHIMTRISKLILELEIVPEDLRELSDTLVDFYYGNFSLFQSLPDSWAIKQLFPVLPIHRLDERPRQRAVIADITCDCDGKIDRFIDREDVAKVLPLHDVRPGEPYYIATFLVGAYQETLGDLHNLLGDTNVVGVHLEGGKPVYTHEVEGDTVADVLSYVEYDPKELVGRFRAFAEKAVAQGRISPKERREVLDLYRAGLSGYTYFEG from the coding sequence ATGGTTCCGCCCGCGACCTCCAAGGCCTCCAAACCGAAAAAAGAAAATGGCTGGTCCACCGACCAATCCGCCGAGCTGTACGGCGTGGAACAGTGGGGCCACGGCTTCTTCGGGGTGAACAAGAAAGGTCACGTGACCGTGAAGCTCACCGACGAGGAAACCACCTCCGAGGTGTCGCTTTACGAGATCATCGAGGGCCTGCGCGACCGCGGCACGGATCTCCCGGTGCTCCTGCGCTTCCGTGACCTGCTCCACTCCCGCATCCGCGAGCTGAACGAATCTTTCCGCCAAGCGATCAAGGACACCGGCTACCGCGGCGAATACCGCGGTGTCTATCCGATCAAGGTGAACCAGCAGCGCCAGGTCATCGAGGAAATCTCCGAGTTCGGAAAACAGTTCCACTACGGCCTCGAAGCCGGCTCGAAGCCGGAGCTGATCGCGGCTCTGGCCCACATGCACGACACGGAGGCCTACATCGTCTGCAATGGTTATAAGGACGAAGAGTTCATCGACCTCGCTCTGCACGCCCAGAAGATGGGCCTGAAGGTGATGCTCGTGCTCGAAATGCCGAGCGAGCTCGACCTTGTCCTCGAGCGTTCACGAAAGGTCGGCGTGCTGCCAAACCTCGGCGTGCGCGTTCGTCTCTCCACCCGTGGCTCCGGCCACTGGGCGGAAAGCGCCGGCGACAAGTCGGTCTTCGGCCTCAGCGCCACTCAGGTCATCGAGGTCGTCGACCGCCTGAAGGCGGAGGGCTACCTCGGTTGCCTGCGCATGCTGCACTACCACCAAGGCAGCCAGATCCCGAACATCGCCGCGATCCGTGAAGGCGCCACCGAAGTGGCCCGCATGTATTGCGACCTCGTGAAGGAAGGCGCACCGATGGGCGTCCTCGACATGGGCGGCGGCATGGCGGTCGATTACGATGGCTCCCACACCAACTTCCACTCTTCCTGCAACTACTCCATCCTTGAGTACTGCACGGACGTCATCGAGACGATCATGCAGATCTGCGACAAGGCAGGCGTCTCTCACCCGAACCTGATTTCCGAGTCCGGCCGCGCCATCGTGGCCTACTACTCGGTGCTCGTCTTCAACATCCTGGACGTCTCCACGGTCCAGACCACCGAGACTGCCCCGCCAACCCCGGAGAACGCTCCGCAAAACCTGATCAACCTGATCGCGGTCGCCAAGGACCTCAGCAAGCGCAACCTGCAGGAGTGCTTCAACGACGCCGTCTACTACCGCGACCAGGTACGCGCCCAGTTCTTCTACGGTGCCGCCACGCTGCGCGAGCGCGGCCTCGCCGAAGCCTGGTTCTGGCACATCATGACCCGCATCTCGAAGCTCATCCTGGAGCTGGAGATCGTGCCGGAAGATCTCCGCGAACTCTCCGACACGTTGGTCGATTTCTACTACGGGAACTTCAGCCTCTTCCAGAGCCTGCCGGACTCGTGGGCGATCAAGCAGCTCTTCCCGGTGCTGCCGATCCACCGCTTGGACGAGCGCCCGCGCCAGCGCGCCGTCATCGCGGACATCACCTGCGATTGCGATGGCAAGATCGACCGCTTCATCGACCGCGAGGACGTGGCGAAGGTGCTCCCTCTCCACGATGTCCGCCCGGGCGAGCCGTACTACATCGCGACCTTCCTCGTCGGAGCCTATCAGGAAACCCTCGGTGACCTTCACAACCTCCTCGGCGACACCAATGTCGTCGGCGTCCACCTCGAAGGCGGCAAGCCGGTTTACACCCACGAAGTGGAAGGTGACACCGTCGCCGACGTGCTCAGCTATGTGGAGTATGACCCGAAGGAACTCGTTGGACGCTTCCGCGCCTTCGCCGAAAAGGCCGTGGCACAGGGACGCATCTCACCAAAGGAACGCCGCGAGGTCCTCGATCTCTATCGCGCGGGCCTGAGCGGCTACACCTACTTCGAAGGCTAA
- the nspC gene encoding carboxynorspermidine decarboxylase translates to MASFVISIEALKRNSRILRETADEAGCKIVLALKGFSCWKAFEYIRGDLDGCCASGLWEALLARDYFGKHVVTYSPAYQEEDIRQLCEFSHHLDFNSLSQWFRFRDMVVAHPRFQSGELHCGLRVNPQCSTGQTALYDPCVPGSRLGITADQLEGADLTGLSGLHFHTLCEQNSDDLEKTLAAVDKKFGHLLRSPQFKYLNMGGGHWITKPFYDRDLLIRKVRETREKYDVEVWLEPGEAGAIHTGVLRSEVLDVFESAGHKLAIMDISATAHMPDVLEMPYRPDVFLVEKDGSAKRTRPVEITAPAVQFDGEVYEASEESEGHVYRLGGPTCLAGDVTGDFAFSRPLKPGDILVFDDMAHYTMVKTTTFNGVPHPSIVFQHEDGRLETVREFGYPDFRDRLA, encoded by the coding sequence GTGGCTTCCTTTGTCATTTCCATCGAGGCGCTGAAGCGCAACTCCCGCATCCTCCGCGAAACCGCCGATGAGGCCGGTTGCAAGATCGTGCTCGCGCTGAAGGGATTCTCCTGTTGGAAGGCATTCGAATACATCCGCGGGGATCTGGACGGCTGCTGCGCCTCTGGCCTCTGGGAAGCGCTTCTGGCGCGCGATTACTTCGGCAAGCACGTGGTGACCTACTCCCCGGCCTATCAGGAGGAGGACATCCGCCAGCTCTGCGAATTTTCCCATCACCTGGATTTCAACTCGCTGTCCCAATGGTTCCGCTTCCGGGACATGGTGGTGGCTCACCCGCGCTTCCAATCCGGCGAGCTGCACTGCGGACTCCGCGTGAACCCCCAGTGCTCGACCGGCCAGACCGCCCTCTACGATCCCTGCGTGCCCGGCTCCCGCCTCGGCATCACCGCGGACCAACTGGAAGGCGCGGACCTAACAGGACTATCCGGCCTGCACTTCCACACGCTCTGCGAGCAGAATTCCGATGATCTGGAAAAGACGCTGGCGGCGGTGGATAAAAAATTCGGCCACCTGCTCCGCTCCCCTCAGTTCAAGTATCTGAACATGGGCGGCGGCCATTGGATCACGAAGCCCTTCTACGATCGCGATCTCCTCATCCGGAAGGTCCGCGAGACCCGCGAGAAATACGACGTGGAAGTCTGGCTGGAACCGGGAGAAGCCGGGGCGATCCACACCGGGGTGCTGCGCTCGGAGGTGCTCGATGTCTTCGAGTCCGCGGGCCACAAGCTGGCGATCATGGACATCTCCGCCACCGCTCACATGCCCGACGTACTGGAGATGCCGTACCGTCCTGATGTCTTCCTTGTGGAGAAGGACGGCTCCGCCAAACGGACCCGTCCCGTCGAGATCACGGCACCCGCCGTCCAGTTCGATGGCGAGGTTTATGAAGCATCCGAGGAATCCGAAGGTCATGTCTATCGCCTCGGCGGGCCTACCTGCCTCGCCGGAGATGTCACCGGTGACTTCGCTTTCTCTCGTCCGTTGAAGCCAGGGGACATTCTGGTCTTCGATGACATGGCGCACTACACCATGGTGAAGACTACCACCTTCAACGGCGTGCCGCATCCTTCCATCGTCTTCCAGCATGAGGATGGACGCTTGGAAACCGTCCGGGAGTTTGGCTACCCGGACTTCCGGGACCGCTTGGCATAG
- a CDS encoding DMP19 family protein: MDATIQLVEDFEAEINNGGFDQFFLNSHGDHAAETAEALKRIGALHTAAILERTIARFPGGAPSRNWKTRQDQMLDEVSPDGEAFREEDKAFYKYEDKLDQLMKAYRQGS, from the coding sequence ATGGACGCAACGATCCAGCTTGTTGAAGACTTCGAAGCCGAAATCAACAACGGCGGCTTCGACCAGTTCTTCCTGAACTCCCACGGAGACCACGCGGCGGAAACGGCTGAAGCCTTGAAGAGAATCGGGGCGCTTCACACGGCCGCGATCCTAGAACGCACGATAGCCCGCTTTCCCGGCGGTGCCCCATCCCGCAACTGGAAGACGAGGCAGGACCAAATGCTCGATGAAGTATCACCCGATGGCGAAGCCTTCAGAGAGGAGGACAAGGCCTTCTACAAATATGAGGACAAGCTGGATCAGCTGATGAAGGCCTACCGTCAGGGAAGCTGA
- the ybeY gene encoding rRNA maturation RNase YbeY translates to MRPELIVGNNQERLEIPESWLITLEKGGALAAGEILLKHVVIEDAPLLEHECVEIALVDDETSARVHEQFMGIEGETDVITFHHGEIVIGVEVAFKQAAENGEPPLRELFRYIVHGLLHLAGHEDEDPADRERMEAAQEPLVARLWPEIDVLA, encoded by the coding sequence ATGCGTCCCGAACTTATTGTCGGTAACAATCAGGAACGTCTGGAGATCCCCGAGTCATGGCTCATCACCTTGGAAAAGGGCGGGGCGCTGGCGGCCGGAGAGATCCTCCTGAAGCATGTGGTGATCGAGGATGCGCCGTTGCTCGAGCACGAGTGTGTCGAGATTGCGCTCGTCGATGATGAGACCAGCGCGCGGGTTCATGAGCAGTTCATGGGGATCGAGGGTGAGACGGATGTCATCACCTTTCACCATGGTGAGATCGTGATCGGTGTGGAGGTGGCTTTCAAGCAAGCTGCCGAGAATGGGGAGCCGCCTTTACGGGAGCTTTTCCGCTACATCGTGCACGGCCTGCTGCATCTGGCTGGGCATGAGGATGAGGATCCGGCGGACCGCGAGCGGATGGAAGCCGCGCAGGAACCGCTGGTGGCGCGGCTGTGGCCGGAGATCGATGTGCTGGCCTGA
- a CDS encoding RNA polymerase sigma factor encodes MTTPSDATLLNAFVRDRDEAAFRVLVERHLSLIFHAALRKTGSRVMAEEVSQNVLCAVASKASSLAVNPERFVPWLHRATLYESTKAMRSESSQSRRKDLLHPDDLRPSEGAGEELWAKALPHLDGALDRLAEKDRRVLMLHFFEKLPFSRIGGLLGKSPAAVQKQSVRALEKLSQILRGRGVVVPVGVLASGMLAESAKGAPMHLAGALTAKALGAAAAPSLSSGVFLMITGKSKILVPCGLLLLGLPLAMQQLSIAGAERELAGLRQGPRPAATAKREVRESPGLVKISTSLDLVRLADEAGETRRSEGLKFALKRKLGALSAEELEELLDGARKVRTGIMKRLYLAEFLAYALAAKDPARVMACAERGWMTQAWAPELLGRWAQVDPGAAREWLAKMEAMPEYRSATIKEEAGAGEGRGGWRRGTAESLNGVDSEQLRREKIAWTEGDSLRQAYGNGPLKTFQQALFVQLMRMDAEQAIGYLESFPPDTRQMTLISDGFHYLDPASSANEAAGWLKATRMLPEASRKVMLTDFAIHAMGSNLDALDLSKVEPFLQAVSALPEERWFLAEGAAKRMLRHDLSPGTQAEVAAWLEEVVPAEAGPIREDALALVHAEQRQSALAMLRHFEKERATPEDRDIIHNLSNQYFRGDLTEPALKLADKIVDPALREEMKQKILERAR; translated from the coding sequence ATGACCACGCCGAGCGATGCCACCTTGCTCAACGCCTTTGTACGGGACCGGGACGAGGCGGCCTTCCGCGTGTTGGTGGAGCGGCATCTCTCGCTGATCTTCCATGCCGCGCTGCGAAAGACGGGTAGCCGGGTGATGGCGGAGGAGGTTTCCCAGAACGTGCTCTGTGCGGTGGCGTCCAAGGCGAGCTCCCTGGCCGTGAATCCGGAGCGCTTCGTGCCATGGCTCCACCGGGCCACCCTCTACGAATCCACCAAAGCCATGCGCTCGGAATCATCCCAAAGCCGTCGCAAGGATCTGCTGCATCCCGACGACCTGCGTCCATCGGAGGGGGCAGGAGAGGAGCTATGGGCGAAGGCGCTGCCTCATCTGGACGGGGCATTGGACCGTTTGGCGGAGAAGGATCGCCGGGTGCTGATGCTGCACTTCTTCGAGAAGCTACCCTTTTCCCGGATCGGCGGGCTGTTGGGGAAATCGCCGGCGGCGGTGCAGAAGCAATCGGTGCGGGCGCTGGAGAAGCTCTCGCAGATTCTCCGCGGGCGGGGAGTGGTGGTGCCGGTGGGCGTGCTGGCGAGCGGGATGTTGGCGGAGTCCGCCAAGGGCGCGCCGATGCATCTGGCCGGGGCTCTCACCGCGAAGGCGCTGGGCGCGGCTGCGGCACCGTCCCTCTCCTCCGGAGTTTTTCTTATGATCACGGGAAAATCGAAGATCCTGGTTCCCTGCGGGCTCCTCTTGCTGGGGTTGCCGCTGGCCATGCAGCAGCTCTCGATCGCCGGGGCGGAGCGTGAGTTGGCCGGTCTGCGCCAAGGTCCCCGGCCCGCCGCGACCGCGAAGCGCGAGGTTCGCGAGAGCCCCGGGCTGGTGAAAATTTCGACCAGTCTGGACTTGGTGCGCCTGGCCGATGAGGCCGGGGAGACGAGGCGTTCCGAGGGCTTGAAGTTCGCGCTGAAGCGGAAGCTGGGCGCGCTGTCCGCGGAGGAGCTGGAGGAATTGCTGGATGGCGCGCGGAAGGTTAGGACCGGCATCATGAAGCGGCTGTATCTGGCCGAGTTCCTCGCCTACGCGCTGGCGGCAAAAGATCCGGCGCGGGTGATGGCGTGTGCCGAGCGGGGATGGATGACGCAGGCCTGGGCACCGGAGCTTTTGGGACGCTGGGCCCAGGTCGATCCAGGTGCGGCGCGGGAGTGGCTGGCGAAGATGGAAGCCATGCCCGAATACCGGAGCGCCACCATCAAGGAAGAAGCGGGCGCAGGAGAGGGCAGGGGAGGGTGGCGTCGTGGCACGGCGGAGAGTCTCAATGGCGTGGATAGCGAGCAGTTGCGACGCGAGAAGATCGCGTGGACGGAGGGGGACTCGCTGCGGCAGGCCTATGGCAACGGTCCGCTGAAGACCTTCCAGCAGGCTCTGTTCGTGCAGTTGATGCGCATGGATGCGGAACAGGCGATCGGCTACCTCGAAAGCTTTCCTCCGGACACGCGTCAGATGACGCTCATCAGTGACGGCTTTCATTACCTGGACCCGGCCTCATCCGCGAACGAAGCCGCAGGATGGTTGAAGGCCACCCGCATGCTGCCGGAGGCTAGCCGGAAAGTGATGCTCACCGACTTCGCGATCCACGCGATGGGATCGAATCTCGATGCGCTGGACTTGTCCAAAGTGGAGCCATTCCTGCAAGCGGTGAGCGCGCTGCCTGAGGAAAGATGGTTCCTGGCGGAAGGCGCGGCCAAGCGGATGCTGCGCCACGATCTGTCTCCCGGAACACAGGCAGAGGTGGCGGCGTGGCTTGAAGAGGTGGTGCCCGCGGAAGCCGGGCCGATCCGAGAGGACGCGTTGGCTCTGGTCCACGCCGAGCAGAGGCAGTCCGCGCTTGCCATGCTCAGGCACTTCGAGAAGGAGCGAGCAACGCCCGAGGATCGCGATATCATCCATAACCTGAGCAACCAATACTTCCGTGGAGACCTCACGGAGCCGGCGCTGAAGCTGGCGGACAAGATCGTGGATCCGGCGCTGCGCGAGGAGATGAAGCAGAAGATCCTGGAGAGAGCGCGATGA
- a CDS encoding phosphatidylglycerol lysyltransferase domain-containing protein has product MVSISRLILRVVIVFAMAWGACLKAAEEIQDIQLSRGPGKIHLFRGPEKPVAGIVFASGDGGWNDWENTVSAWFEAAGWRVAGLNCRSYAETDYDGDLLGNDFAAMAKAMDLPEGTPLIYGGWSMGATQAVAAAGNERPENLKGLLLFSCGSRGRYGLRLKDEMGIAPTGDGTFGLNEFNEAVKGLRIVQFQGSSDIISSTAWINNLPEATALYEVPGSNHGFNGPDDDFRPYFQHGLAWLLGDDSMAPSKVSKVLPYGLSPLWPAAALSVVLVLIFLFSRRHAIRLLVMAVVLIGIINLVEAMLPKPPEVIDWMQQWFPLGASEDSRLLLLLSGISLLGLARGISRRKTAAWWLTTGLLGASALLHMIRAFDWHHSAAALILLLPLIRWRKEFIALSDAPSLNLGLKVAPFVALALVIYGTIGVHELGESGKLPEPLDWGRSFTSASTAVVGMDDSLDTSSPDVSRFLDRLRLAGIGCGAVILFLLLRPVLAKRVATPCDEDRKRAAEILARHGTDPSDPFTLLTDKRYFFHESGEGFVAYSSWREMAIALADPVCAPELKRELIDQFTAFCRKQDWTPVFYGTSHETRPLYEQCQLITFKVGEDARIPLAEFHTQGGKFQNLRTARNKAKKDNISFRWYDASQGIDHGLEAQLALLSERWLKEKSGGEMTFDLGAFSITDIRQNGCAIALLADGQVECFATWRPYGGGKGRSLDLMRGRGSPGGIMDFLILESIDHFRASEVEEISLGSAPLANTETDPSQLSREEKQVKILFEKFDRFYRYKSLFDFKRKYHPAWQGRYLAYPPGTLLARIGLAVAAVHLPGGFRGLLKS; this is encoded by the coding sequence ATGGTCTCCATTTCGCGTCTGATTTTGCGGGTCGTCATCGTTTTTGCGATGGCTTGGGGTGCTTGCTTGAAGGCAGCCGAGGAAATCCAGGACATCCAGCTCTCCCGGGGTCCGGGCAAGATCCACCTCTTCCGCGGACCGGAGAAGCCGGTTGCTGGTATCGTCTTCGCCTCCGGGGACGGCGGTTGGAACGACTGGGAAAATACGGTATCGGCGTGGTTCGAGGCAGCTGGGTGGCGTGTGGCAGGGCTTAATTGCCGGAGCTACGCCGAGACCGACTACGACGGGGACCTGCTGGGCAATGACTTCGCAGCCATGGCGAAGGCCATGGATCTGCCCGAAGGAACCCCGCTGATCTACGGCGGCTGGTCGATGGGGGCCACCCAAGCCGTGGCCGCGGCCGGAAACGAGCGCCCCGAGAACCTGAAGGGACTCCTGCTTTTCTCCTGCGGATCCCGCGGACGCTACGGCCTGCGGCTGAAGGACGAGATGGGCATCGCCCCCACCGGCGATGGCACCTTCGGCCTGAATGAATTCAACGAGGCCGTGAAAGGGCTGCGGATCGTCCAGTTCCAAGGGAGCAGCGACATCATTTCCAGCACGGCATGGATCAACAACCTGCCCGAAGCCACCGCACTCTACGAAGTTCCGGGCTCGAATCACGGCTTCAACGGCCCGGACGACGACTTCCGTCCCTACTTCCAACACGGGCTGGCCTGGTTACTCGGTGACGACTCGATGGCCCCCAGCAAGGTCAGCAAAGTCCTGCCCTACGGACTCTCCCCTCTCTGGCCCGCGGCCGCGCTCAGCGTGGTGCTGGTGCTGATCTTCCTCTTCTCACGCCGCCATGCGATCCGCCTGCTGGTGATGGCAGTGGTCCTCATCGGCATCATCAACCTGGTGGAAGCGATGCTGCCAAAGCCTCCGGAAGTGATCGATTGGATGCAGCAGTGGTTCCCGCTCGGGGCCAGTGAGGACAGCCGCCTGCTGCTCCTGCTTTCCGGCATCTCCCTGCTCGGCCTCGCCCGCGGCATTTCACGGAGAAAGACCGCCGCATGGTGGCTCACCACCGGTCTGCTAGGGGCATCCGCCTTGCTGCACATGATCCGCGCCTTCGACTGGCATCACTCGGCGGCTGCGCTGATCCTGCTCCTGCCCCTGATCCGCTGGCGGAAAGAATTCATCGCGCTCTCCGATGCACCTTCACTGAACCTCGGGCTGAAGGTCGCCCCCTTCGTCGCCCTCGCTCTGGTGATCTACGGCACCATCGGAGTCCATGAACTGGGAGAGTCCGGAAAGCTGCCAGAGCCTCTGGATTGGGGAAGATCGTTCACCTCCGCATCGACCGCCGTGGTCGGCATGGACGACTCGCTCGACACCTCCTCTCCGGATGTCTCCCGCTTCCTCGATCGCCTCCGGCTCGCGGGCATCGGCTGTGGTGCCGTCATCCTCTTCCTGCTATTGCGGCCGGTGCTGGCAAAACGCGTGGCCACACCTTGCGACGAAGACCGCAAGCGCGCCGCGGAAATTCTGGCCCGCCATGGTACCGATCCCAGCGACCCCTTCACCCTGCTCACGGACAAGCGCTACTTCTTCCACGAATCCGGCGAGGGATTCGTGGCCTATTCCTCCTGGCGGGAAATGGCCATCGCGCTTGCAGATCCCGTTTGCGCTCCGGAACTCAAGCGGGAGCTGATCGACCAATTCACCGCCTTCTGCCGCAAGCAGGACTGGACCCCGGTTTTCTATGGCACCTCCCACGAGACCCGCCCGCTCTACGAGCAGTGTCAGCTCATCACCTTCAAGGTCGGTGAGGACGCAAGGATTCCTCTCGCCGAATTCCACACCCAGGGCGGCAAGTTCCAGAACCTGCGCACCGCACGGAACAAGGCGAAGAAGGATAACATCTCCTTTCGCTGGTACGACGCCAGCCAAGGGATCGATCACGGTCTGGAGGCCCAGCTCGCCCTGCTCTCCGAGCGCTGGCTGAAGGAGAAAAGTGGCGGCGAAATGACCTTCGACCTCGGTGCCTTCTCCATCACCGACATCCGCCAGAACGGCTGCGCCATCGCACTCCTCGCCGATGGCCAGGTCGAGTGTTTCGCCACCTGGCGCCCTTACGGCGGCGGCAAGGGCCGCTCGCTGGATCTCATGCGCGGCCGGGGATCTCCGGGAGGAATCATGGATTTCCTCATCCTCGAGAGCATCGACCACTTCCGCGCCTCGGAGGTAGAAGAGATCAGCCTCGGCAGCGCACCCTTGGCGAATACGGAAACAGATCCGTCACAACTCTCGCGCGAGGAGAAGCAGGTGAAAATCCTGTTCGAGAAATTCGACCGGTTCTACCGCTACAAGTCGCTTTTCGACTTCAAACGGAAGTATCACCCGGCTTGGCAAGGCCGCTATCTGGCCTATCCGCCGGGCACCCTGCTGGCGCGGATCGGCCTCGCCGTGGCGGCGGTGCACCTGCCGGGGGGATTCCGGGGGCTCCTGAAGTCGTAA